A single Amphiprion ocellaris isolate individual 3 ecotype Okinawa chromosome 1, ASM2253959v1, whole genome shotgun sequence DNA region contains:
- the terfa gene encoding telomeric repeat binding factor a isoform X1, which translates to MAAKETVNNDKTDVESIVNRWLVDYYIFRSLDAFKKGRYQDFCGLREVLNSVLVRPVELTDVMPTKIRVLEFLSQINDGEKLDLSFESDSSVTPLESALMLLENMNQECSIRQQDFENAHASITEMIVGIFIKNNKFGRAEEILHKHFPKPMVGKKAIFMGLINRKSKIHEVIKKINFQQFREEMLAFCQGLIQFTVPFLHKAAEQLIDERRVEQDNKAAGTDEQTKPGPSSNLQGNVIQCVPRKCSVIQRVRLEAAYKALSAATENRTFAQLEEYVEREEQEIENLGLLHPTDPKTDTNLDSEQEGLFQRDSGSPMEASPADQPPQTDAAPETLAGSLSKIPSALWSGQLYTVPRLVVEPDSQVSSQCITDSQEQRTDVRAEEPPQTLARSNEKDLQCPVPDREVDVPVRKCPRRAKRAQCRASTSTAELSADSEGNSLDSVASGETRGEELHNQSNSSCRSNSKKAKQLPTDSEEDHLELSASCKTPVQKPRKQLAGDPLSKGPDNIEDICITDSSLDSSPSLHPVPQTSSTPHRDSAQNNNHSSKWKRLLHEAQESKETWTDEESHFPSKTNCGSNQSTISNSGQRRKMWTERETQNLKEGVKKFGEGNWKQIRSYYSFNNRTNVNLKDRWRTMKNQNLV; encoded by the exons ATGGCGGCCAAGGAGACAGTAAACAACGACAAAACGGATGTCGAGTCTATCGTCAACCGCTGGCTAGTGGATTATTACATTTTTCGGTCGCTGGACGCGTTTAAAAAGGGGCGATACCAGGATTTCTGTGGCCTTAGAGAAGTACTTAACA GTGTCTTGGTACGGCCTGTGGAGCTCACTGATGTCATGCCAACAAAGATTCGAGTATTGGAGTTTCTCTCCCAAATAAATGATGGTGAAAAACTTG ACCTGTCATTCGAGTCTGATTCGTCAGTAACTCCTCTGGAATCAGCCTTAATGTTGCTGGAAAATATGAACCAGGAATGCAGCATACGACAACAGGATTTTGAAAATGCGCATGCTTCAATTACAGAGATG ATTGTGGGGATTTTCATTAAGAACAACAAATTTGGCAGAGCAGAAGAGATACTCCACAAACACTTTCCCAAACCAATGGTTGGCAAG AAAGCTATATTCATGGGTCTCATCAATCGGAAGAGTAAAATCCATGAAGTCATCAAGAAAATTAACTTCCAACAGTTCCGGGAGGAGATGCTGGCATTTTGCCAGGGGCTCATTCAGTTCACTGTTCCCTTTCTCCACAAG GCTGCAGAACAGCTTATTGATGAAAGACGTGTGGAGCAAGACAACAAAGCAGCTGGAACTGATGAGCAAACCAAGCCTGGTCCGTCCTCTAATCTGCAAGGAAATGTTATCCAATGTGTACCTCG TAAATGTTCAGTTATCCAGAGGGTCAGGCTAGAAGCAGCCTACAAAGCCTTGAGTGCAGctacagaaaacagaacattCGCTCAGTTGGAGGAATATGTGGAGAGAGAGGAGCAGGAAATAGAGAATCTTGGCTTGCTACACCCAACTGATCCCAAGACAGACACTAACCTGGACTCGGAGCAGGAAGGGCTGTTTCAGAGAGATTCGGGCAGCCCCATGGAAGCTTCTCCAGCAGACCAaccaccacaaacagatgctgcTCCTGAAACGCTGGCAGGTTCACTCTCAAAGATACCCTCTGCTCTGTGGAGCGGCCAGCTTTACACTGTGCCTCGGCTGGTGGTTGAACCAGACAGTCAAGTAAGCTCTCAGTGCATAACAGATTCTCAGGAACAACGGACGGATGTCAGAGCAGAAGAGCCACCACAGACCCTGGCTAGATCCAATGAAAAAGACCTGCAGTGCCCAGTTCCAGACAGAGAAGTTGACGTACCCGTACGAAAGTGCCCCAGACGAGCCAAGAGAGCACAATGCAG AGCTTCAACTAGTACAGCTGAGCTGTCGGCAGACAGTGAGGGGAACTCCCTTGACTCTGTGGCCAGTGGGGAGACTCGTGGCGAGGAACTCCACAATCAGTCAAACAGTTCATGCAGAAG TAATTCCAAGAAGGCAAAACAGTTACCAACAGACAGCGAGGAAGACCACCTGGAGCTCTCGGCCTCCTGCAAAACTCCAGTGCAGAAACCTCGCAAACAGTTGGCCGGAGATCCTCTGAGCAA GGGTCCAGATAATATAGAGGACATCTGCATCACAGACTCTTCACTGGACAGCTCACCCAGTCTTCATCCTGTCCCTCAAACTAGCTCTACTCCTCACAGGGACTCCGCTCAAAACAACAATCATTCATCAAAGTG GAAAAGACTGCTCCATGAAGCGCAAGAAAGCAAGGAAACATGGACTGATGAAGAATCACATTTCCCCTCCAAAACAAACTGtg GATCAAATCAGAGCACCATTTCAAATTCAGGCCAAAGGAGGAAG ATGTGGACTGAGCGCGAGACGCAGAACTTAAAAGAGGGAGTCAAAAAGTTTGGAGAAGGCAACTGGAAGCAGATAAGGTCATATTACTCCTTCAATAATCGAACGAATGTCAACCTCAAGGACCGATGGAGAACAATGAAGAATCAAAACCTGGTCTGA
- the terfa gene encoding telomeric repeat binding factor a isoform X2 has protein sequence MAAKETVNNDKTDVESIVNRWLVDYYIFRSLDAFKKGRYQDFCGLREVLNSVLVRPVELTDVMPTKIRVLEFLSQINDGEKLDLSFESDSSVTPLESALMLLENMNQECSIRQQDFENAHASITEMIVGIFIKNNKFGRAEEILHKHFPKPMVGKKAIFMGLINRKSKIHEVIKKINFQQFREEMLAFCQGLIQFTVPFLHKAAEQLIDERRVEQDNKAAGTDEQTKPGPSSNLQGNVIQCVPRKCSVIQRVRLEAAYKALSAATENRTFAQLEEYVEREEQEIENLGLLHPTDPKTDTNLDSEQEGLFQRDSGSPMEASPADQPPQTDAAPETLAGSLSKIPSALWSGQLYTVPRLVVEPDSQVSSQCITDSQEQRTDVRAEEPPQTLARSNEKDLQCPVPDREVDVPVRKCPRRAKRAQCRASTSTAELSADSEGNSLDSVASGETRGEELHNQSNSSCRSNSKKAKQLPTDSEEDHLELSASCKTPVQKPRKQLAGDPLSKGPDNIEDICITDSSLDSSPSLHPVPQTSSTPHRDSAQNNNHSSKWKRLLHEAQESKETWTDEESHFPSKTN, from the exons ATGGCGGCCAAGGAGACAGTAAACAACGACAAAACGGATGTCGAGTCTATCGTCAACCGCTGGCTAGTGGATTATTACATTTTTCGGTCGCTGGACGCGTTTAAAAAGGGGCGATACCAGGATTTCTGTGGCCTTAGAGAAGTACTTAACA GTGTCTTGGTACGGCCTGTGGAGCTCACTGATGTCATGCCAACAAAGATTCGAGTATTGGAGTTTCTCTCCCAAATAAATGATGGTGAAAAACTTG ACCTGTCATTCGAGTCTGATTCGTCAGTAACTCCTCTGGAATCAGCCTTAATGTTGCTGGAAAATATGAACCAGGAATGCAGCATACGACAACAGGATTTTGAAAATGCGCATGCTTCAATTACAGAGATG ATTGTGGGGATTTTCATTAAGAACAACAAATTTGGCAGAGCAGAAGAGATACTCCACAAACACTTTCCCAAACCAATGGTTGGCAAG AAAGCTATATTCATGGGTCTCATCAATCGGAAGAGTAAAATCCATGAAGTCATCAAGAAAATTAACTTCCAACAGTTCCGGGAGGAGATGCTGGCATTTTGCCAGGGGCTCATTCAGTTCACTGTTCCCTTTCTCCACAAG GCTGCAGAACAGCTTATTGATGAAAGACGTGTGGAGCAAGACAACAAAGCAGCTGGAACTGATGAGCAAACCAAGCCTGGTCCGTCCTCTAATCTGCAAGGAAATGTTATCCAATGTGTACCTCG TAAATGTTCAGTTATCCAGAGGGTCAGGCTAGAAGCAGCCTACAAAGCCTTGAGTGCAGctacagaaaacagaacattCGCTCAGTTGGAGGAATATGTGGAGAGAGAGGAGCAGGAAATAGAGAATCTTGGCTTGCTACACCCAACTGATCCCAAGACAGACACTAACCTGGACTCGGAGCAGGAAGGGCTGTTTCAGAGAGATTCGGGCAGCCCCATGGAAGCTTCTCCAGCAGACCAaccaccacaaacagatgctgcTCCTGAAACGCTGGCAGGTTCACTCTCAAAGATACCCTCTGCTCTGTGGAGCGGCCAGCTTTACACTGTGCCTCGGCTGGTGGTTGAACCAGACAGTCAAGTAAGCTCTCAGTGCATAACAGATTCTCAGGAACAACGGACGGATGTCAGAGCAGAAGAGCCACCACAGACCCTGGCTAGATCCAATGAAAAAGACCTGCAGTGCCCAGTTCCAGACAGAGAAGTTGACGTACCCGTACGAAAGTGCCCCAGACGAGCCAAGAGAGCACAATGCAG AGCTTCAACTAGTACAGCTGAGCTGTCGGCAGACAGTGAGGGGAACTCCCTTGACTCTGTGGCCAGTGGGGAGACTCGTGGCGAGGAACTCCACAATCAGTCAAACAGTTCATGCAGAAG TAATTCCAAGAAGGCAAAACAGTTACCAACAGACAGCGAGGAAGACCACCTGGAGCTCTCGGCCTCCTGCAAAACTCCAGTGCAGAAACCTCGCAAACAGTTGGCCGGAGATCCTCTGAGCAA GGGTCCAGATAATATAGAGGACATCTGCATCACAGACTCTTCACTGGACAGCTCACCCAGTCTTCATCCTGTCCCTCAAACTAGCTCTACTCCTCACAGGGACTCCGCTCAAAACAACAATCATTCATCAAAGTG GAAAAGACTGCTCCATGAAGCGCAAGAAAGCAAGGAAACATGGACTGATGAAGAATCACATTTCCCCTCCAAAACAAACT GA
- the zdhhc7 gene encoding palmitoyltransferase ZDHHC7, which translates to MQSSNHRLRDMEQHHPLLSAGADVETGSLAAGVMVGGPHTGHTGGNRTLWFIQDSCGMVCATMTWFLVLYAEFVVNFVMLLPAKNFWYSLLNGATFNSLAVLALASHLRTMLTDPGAVPKGNATKEYMESLQLKPGEVIYKCPKCCSIKPERAHHCSICKRCIRKMDHHCPWVNNCVGEKNQRFFVLFTMYIALISAHALGLSGMHFFTCIKVQWNECSDFSPGVSVLLLIFLCLEAILFLTFTAVMFGTQIHSICNDETEIERLKNEKPTWERRMRWDGMKAVFGGPPSLLWCNPFTGLRLRRLMLLTHGRRAGSEFSV; encoded by the exons ATGCAGTCTTCAAACCACCGACTACGAGATATGGAGCAGCACCACCCGCTGCTGTCGGCAGGTGCAGATGTCGAGACGGGGAGCCTGGCAGCCGGTGTGATGGTTGGGGGTCCGCACACGGGCCATACAGGAGGGAACCGCACACTGTGGTTCATTCAGGACAGCTGTGGTATGGTGTGTGCAACCATGACCTGGTTCCTGGTGCTATATGCAGAATTTGTGGTGAATTTTGTCATGCTTCTGCCCGCCAAGAACTTCTGGTACTCACTGCTAAACGGGGCCACCTTCAACTCACTGGCTGTTCTTGCATTGGCCTCACACCTGCGCACCATGTTGACTGACCCG GGTGCAGTTCCTAAGGGCAATGCAACTAAGGAATATATGGAGAGCTTGCAGCTGAAGCCTGGTGAGGTCATCTACAAGTGCCCTAAGTGCTGCAGCATCAAGCCTGAGAGGGCACACCACTGCAG TATTTGTAAACGATGCATCCGGAAGATGGATCACCATTGTCCTTGGGTCAATAACTGTGTTGGAGAAAAGAATCAGAGATTCTTTGTTCTTTTCACT ATGTACATAGCCTTGATTTCTGCCCATGCACTGGGCCTCAGTGGTATGCACTTCTTCACCTGTATTAAAGTCCAGTGGAACG AGTGCAGCGACTTTTCTCCAGGggtgtctgtgctgctgctgattttcCTCTGTCTCGAAGCCATCCTCTTCCTCACTTTCACAGCTGTAATGTTCGGTACGCAGATCCACTCTATCTGCAATGACGAGACG GAGATTGAACGTCTTAAAAATGAGAAGCCAACATGGGAACGTCGCATGAGATGGGACGGAATGAAAGCTGTATTTGGAGGTCCACCTTCTCTGCTGTGGTGCAATCCGTTCACAGGCCTGCGTCTGCGGCGTTTGATGCTGTTGACCCATGGTCGACGTGCTGGGTCTGAGTTTTCTGTCTGA